Proteins from a genomic interval of Paenibacillus sp. FSL R5-0623:
- the iolD gene encoding 3D-(3,5/4)-trihydroxycyclohexane-1,2-dione acylhydrolase (decyclizing) — protein sequence MKTIRLTMAQALLRYLDQQYISVDGVETKFVKGIIGIFGHGNVTGIGEALERSPGSLTYMQGKNEQGMVHTAAAYAKQKNRRQIYACTTSIGPGALNMITAAATATVNRIPVLLLPGDNFATREPDPVLQQLEVSSDYTISATDPFKAVSKYWDRIVRPEQLMIAVTQAMRVLTDPAETGAVTLALPQDVQAEAYDYPESFFARKVHYLDRRPPVQAAIERATEQIARGRKPLLVAGGGVLYSEASVQLVEFAEVFGIPIAETQAGKSAVSWDHPLNVGAIGVTGSLAANRLAREADVVIGVGTRFSDFTTASRSAFQHPEASFININLNGMDAAKLGGEAILADAREGLQTLQKELQERQYRSAYGASEIADLRAEWNAEVDRLYAAQHEAGLAQTTAVGVVNRTIDPSSVIVCAAGSLPGDLHRLWRASEPKTYHMEYGFSCMGYEVSGAFGAALAEPDREVYAMVGDGSYLMLHSEFVTSLQEQKKMTILLFNNNGFQCIHNLQREHGSDGFGNEFRYRESESGRLTGDYMPMDFAAHARSMGAKSYRAETAEQLEQALRDAKNETVSTLIEIPVVPGTNADGYESWWNVGVPEVSAEEKVVHAHHTMQANRAKARPI from the coding sequence ATGAAAACAATTCGACTGACGATGGCTCAGGCACTGCTTCGATACCTGGATCAGCAATATATCTCGGTTGACGGGGTGGAAACCAAGTTTGTGAAGGGAATCATCGGTATTTTTGGACATGGCAATGTAACAGGCATTGGAGAAGCGCTGGAGCGCAGCCCGGGAAGCCTGACGTATATGCAAGGCAAGAACGAACAAGGCATGGTGCATACGGCAGCGGCTTATGCCAAGCAGAAGAATCGTAGACAGATCTATGCATGTACAACATCCATTGGACCTGGTGCTTTGAATATGATTACAGCAGCAGCTACCGCAACGGTGAACCGAATTCCAGTTTTATTGCTGCCTGGAGATAACTTTGCTACACGGGAACCGGACCCGGTACTTCAGCAGTTGGAAGTGAGCAGTGATTATACAATCTCAGCCACTGACCCATTCAAAGCCGTCAGCAAGTACTGGGATCGCATTGTTCGTCCCGAACAGTTGATGATTGCTGTTACACAGGCCATGCGTGTGCTAACCGATCCAGCAGAGACGGGAGCAGTAACGCTCGCACTGCCGCAGGATGTGCAGGCAGAGGCATACGATTATCCAGAATCGTTCTTTGCTCGCAAAGTACATTATCTGGACCGTCGCCCCCCGGTACAAGCAGCCATTGAGCGGGCAACGGAGCAGATTGCCCGAGGCAGAAAGCCGCTGCTCGTTGCAGGCGGCGGTGTGTTGTACTCTGAGGCGTCCGTTCAACTCGTGGAATTCGCCGAGGTATTTGGTATTCCAATCGCCGAGACGCAGGCGGGCAAGAGCGCAGTCTCTTGGGACCACCCACTAAATGTGGGGGCCATCGGGGTTACAGGTTCTCTAGCAGCCAACAGGCTGGCGAGAGAAGCGGATGTGGTGATCGGCGTCGGTACTCGTTTCTCCGATTTTACGACGGCGTCCCGCTCTGCTTTTCAACATCCGGAAGCTTCATTCATCAACATTAACCTGAATGGCATGGATGCCGCCAAGTTAGGTGGTGAAGCCATTCTGGCAGATGCACGCGAAGGATTGCAGACTTTGCAAAAGGAATTGCAGGAAAGACAATACCGAAGTGCATATGGTGCATCCGAAATCGCTGATCTCCGCGCTGAGTGGAATGCAGAAGTGGATCGGCTGTATGCAGCACAGCATGAAGCAGGGCTGGCACAGACTACAGCAGTTGGCGTGGTTAACCGTACCATTGATCCATCTTCCGTCATCGTGTGTGCGGCAGGTAGTCTGCCGGGTGATCTACATCGTCTGTGGCGTGCGTCTGAACCAAAGACATACCACATGGAGTATGGGTTCTCCTGTATGGGGTACGAGGTAAGTGGAGCTTTCGGAGCAGCACTTGCGGAGCCGGATCGGGAAGTGTACGCCATGGTAGGAGATGGCAGTTATCTGATGCTGCATTCGGAGTTTGTGACCAGTCTGCAGGAACAGAAGAAGATGACTATCCTATTATTCAACAACAATGGATTCCAGTGTATTCATAATTTGCAGCGGGAACATGGTAGTGACGGATTCGGCAATGAGTTCCGTTATCGGGAATCCGAGAGTGGACGACTGACCGGGGACTACATGCCAATGGACTTTGCTGCACACGCCCGAAGTATGGGAGCCAAATCCTATAGAGCGGAGACAGCAGAACAGCTGGAACAGGCACTCCGAGATGCGAAGAACGAAACAGTGAGTACGTTGATTGAGATTCCGGTCGTGCCTGGAACCAACGCAGATGGATACGAGTCATGGTGGAATGTGGGTGTACCTGAGGTATCTGCCGAAGAAAAGGTAGTTCATGCTCATCACACCATGCAAGCCAACCGTGCCAAAGCAAGACCGATTTAA